One Camelina sativa cultivar DH55 chromosome 3, Cs, whole genome shotgun sequence genomic window carries:
- the LOC104771066 gene encoding pentatricopeptide repeat-containing protein At1g12300, mitochondrial-like, which translates to MKLMMLWRWSSKKALKFVQPRFLETGTLRNALLLYSPNELVSCCERDYSGFSDRNLSYRERLRNGLVDIKPDDAINLFQDMLRSHPRPSLVDFSRLFSAVARTKEYDLVLALSKQMELIGIAHDIYTLSIMINCFCRRRKLGFAFSVLGKILKLGYEPDTITFNTLLNGLCLEGRVSEAVGLVDRMVEMGHTPNLITISTLVNGLCLNGKVSEAVVLIDQMVANGCQPDEVTYGPVLNVMCKSGKTALAMELLRKMEERKMKLDAVKYTILIDGLCKDGSFHDALNLFNEMEVKGFKANVITYTTLIRGFCNAGRWDDSAKLLRDMIARRITPNVVTFNSLIDSFAKEGKLVEAKDLYEEMITRGIAPDIITYNSFIDGFCKENRLDEANQMLDVMVSKECDPNIVTYSIIINCYCKAKRVDDGLELFRKMSLRGVVADTVSYSSLIQGFCQSGKLNVAKELFKEMVSRGVPRSVVTYAILLDGLCDNGEIEKAMEIFEEIQKSEMDLDISIYSIIIHGMCNASKVDDAWDLFCRLPLKGMQLDVMAYTIMISGLCKKGSLSQANKLFTKMVEDGPAPNDCTYNTLIRAHLLVSDVIKSAQLIEEMKRCGFAADASTIKIVMDMLSDG; encoded by the coding sequence ATGAAGTTAATGATGCTATGGAGATGGAGTTCTAAAAAAGCTTTGAAATTTGTTCAGCCTCGCTTCCTGGAGACAGGTACTCTGAGAAATGCTTTACTCCTCTATAGCCCGAATGAGCTAGTTTCTTGCTGCGAACGAGACTATTCTGGTTTCAGCGATAGGAATCTGTCTTATAGAGAGAGATTGAGGAATGGGCTTGTAGATATTAAGCCAGATGATGCTATCAATCTCTTTCAAGACATGCTTCGGTCTCATCCTCGTCCTAGTCTCGTTGATTTTAGTAGATTGTTTAGTGCCGTTGCCAGGACAAAAGAGTACGATCTCGTCTTAGCTCTCTCCAAGCAAATGGAGTTGATTGGAATTGCTCATGACATCTACACTTTGAGTATTATGATCAATTGCTTCTGCCGACGCCGAAAACTAGGTTTTGCTTTTTCTGTTTTGGGGAAGATCCTGAAACTTGGGTATGAGCCTGACACTATCACATTTAACACTTTACTCAATGGCTTATGTCTCGAGGGCCGAGTTTCCGAAGCGGTTGGGTTAGTTGATCGAATGGTAGAAATGGGACATACACCCAATCTCATTACAATCAGCACTTTGGTCAATGGACTTTGTCTCAATGGTAAAGTCTCTGAAGCTGTGGTTTTGATCGATCAGATGGTGGCGAATGGCTGTCAACCCGATGAAGTTACATATGGACCGGTTTTAAATGTAATGTGCAAGTCCGGGAAAACTGCCTTGGCCATGGAGTTGCTCAGAAagatggaagaaagaaagatgaagctCGATGCAGTCAAATACACTATCCTCATTGATGGCCTCTGCAAAGACGGGAGCTTCCACGATGCACTCAACCTTTTCAACGAAATGGAAGTGAAAGGTTTTAAAGCAAATGTTATTACCTACACCACTCTCATTAGAGGCTTCTGTAATGCTGGTAGATGGGATGATAGTGCCAAGTTGTTGAGGGATATGATCGCAAGGAGAATCACCCCCAACGTTGTCACATTCAACTCTTTGATTGATAGTTTTGCGAAAGAGGGAAAACTTGTAGAGGCCAAAGACTTGTACGAGGAGATGATCACAAGAGGTATAGCTCCTGATATTATTACATACAATTCTTTCATAGATGGGTTTTGCAAGGAGAACCGCCTAGATGAGGCAAACCAGATGCTGGACGTGATGGTTAGCAAAGAGTGTGATCCTAATATCGTTACTTATagtattatcataaattgtTATTGCAAGGCTAAGCGGGTTGACGATGGTTTGGAACTCTTCCGCAAAATGTCTTTGAGAGGAGTGGTTGCAGATACAGTCTCTTATAGCAGTCTTATCCAAGGGTTTTGTCAATCGGGAAAACTTAATGTTGCTAAAGAACTCTTCAAAGAGATGGTTTCTCGTGGTGTGCCACGTAGTGTTGTAACATATGCTATTTTGCTGGATGGGTTGTGTGACAATGGGGAAATAGAAAAAGCAATGGAAATTTTCGAAGAAATACAGAAGAGTGAGATGGACCTTGATATTAGCATCTATAGTATCATTATTCACGGGATGTGCAATGCTAGTAAAGTGGATGATGCTTGGGATTTATTCTGTAGACTCCCTCTCAAAGGAATGCAGCTTGATGTTATGGCATACACCATAATGATTTCAGGATTATGTAAGAAAGGGTCACTCTCTCAAGCAaataaattgtttacaaaaatggTAGAGGATGGGCCTGCTCCAAACGACTGTACATACAACACTCTAATCCGAGCTCATCTCCTAGTTAGTGATGTAATCAAATCAGCTCAACTCATCGAAGAAATGAAGAGGTGCGGATTCGCTGCTGATGCTTCGACTATAAAGATAGTTATGGATATGCTATCGGATGGTTAG